The genomic region ACTACATCGATCGTATTTCCCCGTGGTAGTGTGTGTGGACTCATGTCAGCATGGTGTCGGCTTTGGTAGCCAACGTCTGACGCATCTGCGACATCCATGGAGCTATGCAGTTGACAGTTTCATGTCAATCAGGCAGGTGGAACATGTGCAGATCGACTAGCGCTTCATGTTGACTACCCAGCTTTTCGatgaaactagcatatgcaagcaaAAATGTCGATTTTTTTGTTCAAATTTATATACTTGACTACACAATCTAAAAATGACTACACAAGGCTGCAGTTCTGGCGGCGCCACTGCAGTCAGTGACACATGTCCTATAGGTAGCAGTCCCAACCTCCAGATGGCATGGTGCAATGGCGTTGTTTGCCCCCGCATCCAGCTAGGATAGATTGACAAATACGGTAGGAAACTCCCAGATGGTGATGAGGCAGTGGGCAGAAGTGAGACTAGGAGGCAGCCCTCAACATGCTTCCAACGTTTTCtcctactccctccgatccatattacttgttgctcgaacggatgtatctagctagatacatccgttcgatcgacaagtaatatggatcggagggagtacatttttttcTCTTTATGTAGGCTAATTTGTTGAGCATCAATGCTTAACTTTTCTTGCCATCACTGAATAATCAATCATATATGGTTGTGCACGTCAACCGATCTAGAGGGCAGGGATTGATCTACCTTTTgaataaatataaaaaaagaaaCCAACCCGGGTTAGACTAGCCTTGGCACtttttttatagaagaaaactcCATGAGCACCAAACGCTCAAGCCGagttgaaccctggtgggctggctgcGAACTCCCGCGCCTTACCAACTGAGCTACGCCCAGTTCTCACCTTTTGAATAAATATCAAACCAATAATTAATAAAATGCCTAGGATATGACCCAACCAGTCGGGCGCCACCGGCCTTCCGCATGAACAAATTGCTTGGTGTTGGCTTGTATTTTAGATCCTCCAACCGAACATAAATATAAAATGTTTTTGATAATTTTAATGTAGACCACATGCAGGCTGAAATGAGTGAACACCCACAATTGAAGCTGAGGTTCATGAGTGGAATGGCTTGGCTAAGATTTGAGGCGGATGCAATGACTAATCTCTTGAAGCTCACGCTCGTTTTTGATGCCATCCCCCAAATGGACCAACGGCTTGAACTTTTTTCAGAGTCTGAGCAGTGGAAACAATATCTACATGGTACTGCATTAATCAGCATCGAGCATATGACAGACCTTAGAGAGGTCTGCGCAAAATTTGGGGCTGCAGCTGCTGATCTAGAGTATGTCTCCAGTAATCATCCTATAATTGACGTGCAACTGGTGGATTCCGGTTCCCATGGTGATAAAAGGTAGTGCCAGCGCTGAGCTACATGGTTGTTGTAAGTCTTCAATTCTTATACGTACTTAACTGTTCATGCTCTAGActttttggttgtgtgcatctagctatgcagaggctgGGCTTTCTTTCAATACaattgtatcacctcgatatatctattcaatgaaaaGTCCTTTATCGAAAAAAACTGTTCATGCTCTGACGAAGCTATCAGTAAGGTCACCGGAGTCCACTTCCTGCCCGTTGCATGTTCCAGGTATATATACTTTTCTAACAGAGACAAGTTGCCATCAGGATAAGGTGATAAATTACCCATCAATTTGTTGACTTTTGTCAGGAGCAGGAGCTGGTGGAGAGGTTTCATGGGGCAATATCATTGGTGTGATAGGTCATGACCTCTTAATCCATTGCCTCCACCGCCTCTCCAGGTGGGAATATGGCGCCATCGCCTCCCTCAACCGTGATTTCAGTTCGGTGGTTCGCAGCGGAGACATCTACCGCCTGCGTCGCAAGAATGGGGTCATAGAGCACTGGCTCTACCTCTCCTGCAATAATAATCCCCACAAGTGGAAGGCTTGTGACCCGTCCACTGGGCGCTGGATCCAAGTGCCCAAGATGCCACCGACTCAAAGCTCCTACTGGGATTCGCTTGCTGTAGGAACCGAGCTGCTGGTGTTTGGGGGCTACGGAAGGGTTGCCTTGAGATATAGCATCCTTACCAATTCATGGACATGGCTGGCTGATGTGATGAACAACCCGCGGTACTGGTTTGGGTCAGCAAGTGTCGGTGAAAAGGCGTATGTCGCGGGAGGCAAGGATTCTTCTTCTGGTAATGTATTAAGCTCTGCAGAGATGTATGACTCCGAGAAATATACTTGGACACCCCTTCCAAGCATGAATAGGGCTAGGTACGGATGCTCTGGTGCGTTCATGGATGGCAAGTTCTATGTGATCGGTGGTGTTAGCAGTAGGCACGAGGTATTGACATGCGGTGAGGAGTATGACTTGAACCGGCGGTCATGGAGGGTCATCGACAACATGTCTCAGGGCCTCAACGAGACAATCATGGGGGCTCCTCTGCTACTTGCAGTTGTAAACAGTGAGCTTTATGCTGCTGATTACAGAGAGAATAATGATTTGAAGCAGTATGATAAGCTGGACAACAAGTGGATCACTCTTGGAAAATTGCCTGTACGGTCTAAGTACAAAGATGGCTGGGACATGGGTTTCCGAGAATGTGGTGACCGGCTGATTGTTATTGGGCCTCCAAACAATTCTACTGATGAAAAGGTGGTGGAGCTTCATTCATGGATCCCGGATGAGGAACCGCCTGTATGCAATTTGGTTGCAACTCAGCAATTTACCAGTGAGGGGCCGTTTTTGTACTGCGCTGTGATGGGTTGCTGAGTCAGTACACTGAAGAATGACTGGCTGCATGCATAATTACCATGGTATGATCTTTTCTATTATGAACAATACCTTGTATTTCCATGGTATATTGTCTTTATCCAATTTGCCCCATGATATGCTTTTGTAGAGATTGTGTTATCCACTTCTGAGTTGGTAATGATACTCTGcttcaatatgaaattttattgtTTATGTCATATGTTTTTTCACTGTTTCGGTCTTAGATATGAACTCATGATGGTCATATTCGTGGGGTTTGTTTGCCTGACATCATGTTTCTGTTCATTTTTCCTTGCAGTGCTGCGATCTGGGAGGGCCTTCTCATGTCTGAATTTCCTGGAAGCATCAACTACAAAAAGAGAAGACATCAATAAATTTCAGGTGGAACAGCCTGAACAAGCATCCGGACATTTTAGTTGCTAGAAGTTAATTTTTGTTGCAATTTGGATTCCAAAAAAGTTTGGATGCTTTCCACGGCATTCTGATGATCTTCATTTTCATCACCAACTTTAAATGTACTTTATCTGTACCGTAGCACGTTACCGTCGGTTACGTTTGAACATCAAGTTGAGTCTCTAGCTTGCCCTTTTCTTTCTTCTGAACATTGTTCAAACTCTGAATAAGAAACAATTTGGAAAGCGCACATCTATTATAGCTTACTGACTCAGCTGAGTATGATTTAATATCTTCTCGAAACGTTTGTGTGCATTTCATCTTACACGCACAGTTGCAATGTGTCACAAGACTCACAGGCATGCAATGAACCTAGCGAGTCCGGAGTCCTGACAACAAATCGGTGGTGACACTAGTATCCCAACTACTGTAAATAGTTCAAATTGCCTGCTATGTGCAGATATCCTGTAACTAAGAGAGATGGGCGATGGAGAATCGACAATTTCGCAGGCTCTTCTGAGGATTGAATGGCCCAGATTCATGATCCCTTATTTTGGCTCTTCCATCTCATGCGGTCATCCCTGCTATGTACAGATATCCTGTAGCTAAGAGAGATGGGCGATGGACTGTATCTTCACTAACATCTCCATCGTACAACTGAAGATCATGCCTGCGACATCCGCCGGAGAGTCCTTCTGAAGTCTGAATCCCTGTCATATATTTCAATCATGTCTTCTGTATTGAGGAGAAAATAACCAAAGATATGGCAAGGTTTTTCTGTACAGTTCAGATGCACCTGTCCTGATGTATTTCTTTCCTGCTGCATTTTGGTTGCTATAAGAACGTTCGGATTAGGTATTTAGCTGTTTCCTTAGTATTGTTCGGCTTCTACAAACATCTCAGACAAGATCTGCCTCTGCCTGTATCCACTTTAGGCCTTTCTGTTCAGGCTATGTATAGCGCCATTGTCTATTTTGTGGTCTGTACTCGGTTAGCTGCATTTCTTGTGAGTTGCGACACTTAACACATTGTGATGGTGTATATGATGATCATTAGTTTGAGGAGGCGACATCTCTGTCTGTTCCCAAGTTGACCTGACGCCTGAAACCTTAAGCTACAGGAAAGTAATCAGAGTTGAGAAAACAGagcaaatgcagaggaaagccctaCAGCTCAAGAGACAGACATAATTCGCAGCATCGCCATCAAGGGATCTCCGGCAGGCAAGCTTCACGACTTCACGGTCGTTGTGCGCGAAAAAAACATCGTGCTGCTGTATCATTCTGCTTCATGAAGACACTTAGGTAATTTTAGACACTCCATTACATATGATCTGAGTAATAAAGTAGCTAGAGTACTTGGTAAATTTACCAACTGGTAAGCCTATCTATGAAATCAATAAACTAATGGGCAGCATATACTGTGAGATGATTTTAGTGCATTACTGCTTCCTGCCTATATAAGTGCATTAGGATTATTAGTGCGGTGAAGAAATGAAAAAACTGGGTTACTTCTCCACTGCCGCAAAGGCGCACAGCTAGTACAGGCCGTGCTTCTCCGGGAGCAGAAAATCGGGAAGGTTTTGCATATATCTGGATCATATATACTCACTGACTGCAAATCTTTTACATACATTATTTTAGTCTTGAATGATTCATAATCTTGTTTAACCACATCATACACTTGACCGAGGATTGGCTTTTacaaactagtactccctccataaactaatataaaagcgtttagatcactaaaatagtaatctaaacactcttatattagttcacagagggagtacatgagacAGACGGAGTATTATCTTAGTCTTGGATGCTTTAAAGTCCGAGCGACATGACTCGTTCAGCTGCCTGGTTTGGTCTATGTATCCATCGAATGTTTGGAAGCTAGTACAACATTTCTGTGCCGTGTGAGACAGGCAACTCAGCCATCCTCAAATCAGTATGCATATGCCTCCAACACGAATGACTTGACCACTTAGCTGGAGCTTTTCCATAACTGTCCTGACTACACTCCATCAAGCATGGCATGTTCTGCAGAATTCCGTGGCCACGGTTGTTCTCTTCTTTGACGTCTATTCTCCGTTAACATATCGACAGATGTGTGCTCGGCTATTTAATGAGCTGCCATCCGTACTCATAACCAGAACCAGAGCCAGAGCCAATTCCATCCGAGCTAGCTAGTCATGGAGATGGAGCCACCACCCAAAATGCTTGCCACTCTCATCATCACCATACTATTGATGATCATGATGGACACCTCTGCCGCGCTTGCCTCGGATGCAGTGGTGCTTAGAGGACAAGCAAGAGCACTCCTCGTCTGGAAAGATAGCCTCGACAACCAAAGCCAGCACGCCCTGCGGTCCTGGGGAAACACGTCAGCACCCTGCAATTGGCGAGGCATCACTTGCGGTAGCAGTGTGCACTGGCGTCGGCGGCGGCCTGTGATCACTGGCATCTCTCTGCGCGACATGCAATTGGGAGGGACGCTGGAGTCCCTCAACTTCTCGGCCTTGAGGACCCTGACGCGCCTCGACCTGTCAAGCAATCAGTTGGTTGGTCATATCCCTTGTGAAATAGGACACATGAAACACTTAGTTGCATTAAAGTTGTCTAGTAATAATCTTTCCAGTAAAATACCGAATAGCATAGGTGGTTTGACCAAACTCACTTCCTTATACCTTTACGGTAACCAACTTTATGGACAAATTCCACGAGAACTGGGTTACCTTCTAAACTTAGAGGACCTGCAACTTGGCACCAACACACTCTCAGGTTCCATTCCAAGAAATTTACGTAATTTGACCAAGCTCGCCGTGTTAAGTCTCTGGGGCAACGAACTTTCTGGGCTAATTCCACAGGAATTAGATTACCTTGGGAGCTTGCAGTACCTGGATCTTAGTGAAAACATACTCTCAAGTTCTATCCCAAATAGCCTAGGCAATTTGACAAAACTCACTACCTTGTACCTTTTTCAAAACCAACTTTCTGGACAGATCCCTCGAGAACTAGGTTACCTTGAGAACTTAGGAGAGGTAGTACTTAGAGACAACACACTAACTGGTTCCATCCCAAATAGCATAAgtaatttgaccaaactcacagaTTTGAACCTTTTCAGCAACCAACTTTCTGGACAAATCCCTCGAGAACTAGGTTACCTTGAGAAGTTACGGTACTTGGAGCTTGAGAATAACCAACTTTCTGGACACATCCCTCAAGGACTAGGGTATTTAGTCAACTTAGACTACTTGTATCTTAGCTACAACACACTGACAGGTTCCATCCCAGAAGACCTAGGCAATCTCACACAACTCCGTTACTTGTACCTTGACAATAACAAACTTTCCGGCCACATTCCCCGAGAATTAGGCTATTCAGTCAACTTAGATGACTTGTCTTTTAGAAATAATGCACTATCAGGTCCCATCCCAAGTAGCCTTGGCAATCTGACAAAACTTTATAAATTAGACTTTGGGCAGAACCAACTTTCTGGGCAGATTTCATGTGGATAGGTTGGTTGTTGAATATAAAGTACTTTTAGAGCTTAGTAACAACACACTTAACAGATTTCATCACAAACAGCCTAGACTATCTTGTAGTAGAATTATGTTGACAAGAAGTAGAAGGTGCACCATCCTCATCGACCCCTGCTGCTGCTTCTCTCCCGCACGGGACCAAACCCCTGCGCCAGCTCCGCTGCCGTGGCACAAGCACCTCCTCACGGTGGCCGACTGCACCTGCTCCTCTCCTGCACTCGTCCTCCTCgcagaaaaaaagaaggcccacgCCCTCGCCGCTTGGTCACTTGACACCGGCGCGCTCACCAGCGACTAGGCCACCGTCGCCACGGCGTCTGCGCCAGTGGCCCTCGCCGCCTTCTTCGACTGCTGCACGACCCCTCTCGCCTGTGCCACCGATGTCGTTGACCTGCTCTCATGCGAGGACGCGCGCCTGGGCCGTCCCCAAAGTGCCCGTCGGGTCCAAGGACAGGGCCGACGTCGCCACCAACCTCAGGAGTGAGGAGGCTCCTACTAGGGTCCTCCAACCGCGCGGCCACCGGCGTCCCTACAGCGGTCTTGTTCTCCAAGGTGCCCGCCGTGCACGGGGCCTTCCGGGATTCGGCATGGGTACTGAAGCTCGGGAAccaaggaggagacattgatactGATGACACTGGTGCAACCTCAGTACTGCTCCCTGCACTTGTCCTAAACTGGAGTCCCTATAGAGACTACAGGGTAAAGTGAAGAAAGCTACGGAGAGCAGTGAAGAGGAGGAGATTCCCTAACGTTCCCAAGGTACTATGAATTAATGAACCATTTTGCACGGTCTGGTTACGTATGTTGAGTAGA from Triticum aestivum cultivar Chinese Spring chromosome 4A, IWGSC CS RefSeq v2.1, whole genome shotgun sequence harbors:
- the LOC123088597 gene encoding F-box/kelch-repeat protein At1g26930 isoform X1 encodes the protein MYEYDPGGSSSSRPHGKEELKPEVVLYTASASADLYSLRALLRGYGLAMDERHVSRSNKAHHGELKSLLAARACVFSLPQLLVGGPKDVRQLHRAGGLRPLLDGAPRPYAAFVCQACKRVGSEPCPKCSESRNKMLDHGVIADEQDKVVHFYPTQDHMQAEMSEHPQLKLRFMSGMAWLRFEADAMTNLLKLTLVFDAIPQMDQRLELFSESEQWKQYLHGTALISIEHMTDLREVCAKFGAAAADLEYVSSNHPIIDVQLVDSGSHGDKSYAEAGLSFNTIVSPRYIYSMKSPLSKKTVHALTKLSVRSPESTSCPLHVPGAGAGGEVSWGNIIGVIGHDLLIHCLHRLSRWEYGAIASLNRDFSSVVRSGDIYRLRRKNGVIEHWLYLSCNNNPHKWKACDPSTGRWIQVPKMPPTQSSYWDSLAVGTELLVFGGYGRVALRYSILTNSWTWLADVMNNPRYWFGSASVGEKAYVAGGKDSSSGNVLSSAEMYDSEKYTWTPLPSMNRARYGCSGAFMDGKFYVIGGVSSRHEVLTCGEEYDLNRRSWRVIDNMSQGLNETIMGAPLLLAVVNSELYAADYRENNDLKQYDKLDNKWITLGKLPVRSKYKDGWDMGFRECGDRLIVIGPPNNSTDEKVVELHSWIPDEEPPVCNLVATQQFTSEGPFLYCAVMGC
- the LOC123088597 gene encoding F-box/kelch-repeat protein At1g26930 isoform X2, which encodes MYEYDPGGSSSSRPHGKEELKPEVVLYTASASADLYSLRALLRGYGLAMDERHVSRSNKAHHGELKSLLAARACVFSLPQLLVGGPKDVRQLHRAGGLRPLLDGAPRPYAAFVCQACKRVGSEPCPKCSESRNKMLDHGVIADEQDKVVHFYPTQDHMQAEMSEHPQLKLRFMSGMAWLRFEADAMTNLLKLTLVFDAIPQMDQRLELFSESEQWKQYLHGTALISIEHMTDLREVCAKFGAAAADLEYVSSNHPIIDVQLVDSGSHGDKSYAEAGLSFNTIVSPRYIYSMKSPLSKKTVHALTKLSVRSPESTSCPLHVPGAGGEVSWGNIIGVIGHDLLIHCLHRLSRWEYGAIASLNRDFSSVVRSGDIYRLRRKNGVIEHWLYLSCNNNPHKWKACDPSTGRWIQVPKMPPTQSSYWDSLAVGTELLVFGGYGRVALRYSILTNSWTWLADVMNNPRYWFGSASVGEKAYVAGGKDSSSGNVLSSAEMYDSEKYTWTPLPSMNRARYGCSGAFMDGKFYVIGGVSSRHEVLTCGEEYDLNRRSWRVIDNMSQGLNETIMGAPLLLAVVNSELYAADYRENNDLKQYDKLDNKWITLGKLPVRSKYKDGWDMGFRECGDRLIVIGPPNNSTDEKVVELHSWIPDEEPPVCNLVATQQFTSEGPFLYCAVMGC
- the LOC123088599 gene encoding probable leucine-rich repeat receptor-like protein kinase At1g35710, which codes for MEMEPPPKMLATLIITILLMIMMDTSAALASDAVVLRGQARALLVWKDSLDNQSQHALRSWGNTSAPCNWRGITCGSSVHWRRRRPVITGISLRDMQLGGTLESLNFSALRTLTRLDLSSNQLVGHIPCEIGHMKHLVALKLSSNNLSSKIPNSIGGLTKLTSLYLYGNQLYGQIPRELGYLLNLEDLQLGTNTLSGSIPRNLRNLTKLAVLSLWGNELSGLIPQELDYLGSLQYLDLSENILSSSIPNSLGNLTKLTTLYLFQNQLSGQIPRELGYLENLGEVVLRDNTLTGSIPNSISNLTKLTDLNLFSNQLSGQIPRELGYLEKLRYLELENNQLSGHIPQGLGYLVNLDYLYLSYNTLTGSIPEDLGNLTQLRYLYLDNNKLSGHIPRELGYSVNLDDLSFRNNALSGPIPSSLGNLTKLYKLDFGQNQLSGQISCG